In Kaistella sp. 97-N-M2, the sequence TGTCGCTGTGTTTGTTTTGCAGGACATCATCAAAACGGCCGTAAGCAGAAGCAGGATATATTTTTTCATATTATTCTTTAGTTATGGGCAAGGTTTGCAATAGTAACGCCAAACCCTAAGAAAGATTTTGTATGGTTAGTGTGCATCTATTTATGAGGTCATATTAATGTCCGTTCGTATTCGAGAGGAAATCCAAAACCGAAAAATCACCCAGTGAAATTTCCCGGGCGACGCCATAATACTGGGCAGAATTTCCGATCATTGAATTGCTTAAATTACCATGATCGATTGTTGTATTTTCCTGAATCAAGGAATTGTCGATGTTCGAATTGATCACTTTTGTATTGTTCCCGATAGAAACGCGAGGTCCAATTTTGGAGTTCGAAATCTCCACATTTTCTCCGATGAAACACGGCGGAATAATCATGCAGTTTTCAATTTTGGCAGAAGCCGGATAATCGGCCACGTTTTCGCGTTCGTATTCCAAAACTTTTCCGTTGGTCTCTACGGTGGCGTTTTTATTTCCGCAATCCATCCAGTCATCCACTTTTCCGAGAGAGAATTTCGAGCCTTTTTGGCGAAGATTTTCCAAAGCGGTTGTCAACTGATATTCGCCGCCTTGTTTAATGTCGTTGTCCATTATATAATTGATCTCCGACATGAGTTTTTCGGCGGAACTGAAATAGTAAATTCCGATGATCGCCA encodes:
- a CDS encoding sugar phosphate nucleotidyltransferase translates to MKIIVPMAGRGSRLRPHTLTVPKPLIPIAGKPIVQRLVEDIAKVAGENIDEIAFIIGDFGAEVEASLIKIAESLGAKGSVYTQDEPLGTAHAIKCAEQSMQGDVVVAFADTLFKADFKLDKNSDGVIWVKKVEDPSAFGVVKLDDYGFITDFVEKPKTFVSDLAIIGIYYFSSAEKLMSEINYIMDNDIKQGGEYQLTTALENLRQKGSKFSLGKVDDWMDCGNKNATVETNGKVLEYERENVADYPASAKIENCMIIPPCFIGENVEISNSKIGPRVSIGNNTKVINSNIDNSLIQENTTIDHGNLSNSMIGNSAQYYGVAREISLGDFSVLDFLSNTNGH